A region of the Geomonas subterranea genome:
GGCCTCTCCGAGCGCATCGTCGACCTCGTTTCCACCGGCGAGACGCTGAAGCAAAACGGCCTGGTCGAGGTCGAGACGATCGCGGAGATCACCTGCCGCCTCATTGTCAACCGCGCGAGCCTCAAGACCAAGCACGAGCGCATCTCCAAGATCATCGAAGGGCTGGAGCAGCATATCTAACGACAAAGTAGCAGAAGGGACTGGCTCCGTTAGGTGCCTGTCCCTCTAGCGCACCTCGATCCAGCCTCCCCCTTTCGCAAAGGGGGATTGAGGGGGATTTGAATTCCTTTGCAGCCCAGGATGCCGTGGCTACCTCGGCTAAATCCCCCCTGGCCCCCCTTTGCAAAAGGGGGGAAACAGCAATCTTTGAATTTTATTGTCATGAATCGCGAGGTTTACAGATGCAGTTCCTCGACATCAGGGAAACAGATTTTCAGGCGAAGTTCGATGCCATCGTTGAGCGCGGCGAGGAGTCCGGTCGCGAGGTCGAAGAGGTGGTGCTCGGCATCATCTCCGACGTGCGCAGGCGCGGCGACGAGGCGCTTTTGGAGTACACCCGCCGTTTCGACCGGGTGGAGTGCGATGCGGCTGGCCTGGAGATAACGGAGGAAGAGTTCGCCAAGGCCTTCGCCCAGGTGGACGAGAAGGACCTCGCGGCACTGAAGCTTGCCGTCGAGCGTGTCGCCCGCTACCACGAGAAGCAGAAGCAGCAGACCTGGCTCTCCACCGAGGAAGCAGAAATCATGCTGGGCCAGAAGGTGACCCCGCTCGCCAAGGTCGGCATCTACGTCCCCGGCGGCAAGGCCTGCTATCCCTCCAGCGTCATCATGAACGCCGTTCCGGCCAAGGTTGCCGGCGTCGGCGAGATCGTCATGGTGGTCCCGACCCCGGGCGGTGAGACCAACGCCCACGTGCTGGTGGCCGCCAAGCTTTCCGGCGTGGATCGCGTCTTCAGGATCGGCGGCGCGCAGGCCGTCGCGGCACTTGCCTACGGCACCGTCACCGTCCCCAGGGTCGACAAGATCACCGGTCCGGGCAACATCTACGTCGCCACTGCCAAGAAACTGGTCTTCGGCCAGGTCGGCATCGACATGATCGCCGGCCCGAGCGAAATTCTCGTCATCAACGACGGCAGCGGCAACCCCACCCACATCGCGGCCGATCTCCTCTCCCAGGCCGAGCACGACGAACTCGCTTCTTCCGTGCTGATCACCACCGACCGCAGCTTCGGCGAGAAAGTGGCAGCCGAGGTGGAGCGTCAGTTGAAGGAGCTTTCGCGCGAGGCCATCGCCCGCAAGTCGTGGGAATCCTTCGGCGTCATCATCGTGGCCGGCAATCTGGAGGAAGCCATCACCTTCTCCAACCGCATCGCGCCTGAGCACCTGGAACTCGCCGTGGAGAACCCTTTCGAGATCATGCCGCTCATCACCAACGCCGGCGCGATCTTCATGGGCCACTACACCCCCGAGGCATCCGGCGACTACCTGGCCGGCCCCAACCACACGCTTCCCACCGGCGGCACCGCCCGTTTCTTCTCGCCGCTCTCGGTGGACGACTTCGTCAAGAAAAGCTCCCTCATCTATTTCACCAAGGGGGGCTTGCAGAGGGTGGGTGCGGATATCGTCCGGATCGCGACCCTCGAGGGGCTCGAAGCCCACGGCAAGTCCGTCAGCTTCAGGCTCGACAACTAGTTTGGAATTTATTGCGGCTTTGATCATCTAATTCAAGGAGGCGGCATGGCCAGGTCGGCAAACATCGAACGCATCACCAAGGAGACGCAGATCAAGCTCTCCCTCGAAATCGACGGCAAAGG
Encoded here:
- the hisD gene encoding histidinol dehydrogenase; this translates as MQFLDIRETDFQAKFDAIVERGEESGREVEEVVLGIISDVRRRGDEALLEYTRRFDRVECDAAGLEITEEEFAKAFAQVDEKDLAALKLAVERVARYHEKQKQQTWLSTEEAEIMLGQKVTPLAKVGIYVPGGKACYPSSVIMNAVPAKVAGVGEIVMVVPTPGGETNAHVLVAAKLSGVDRVFRIGGAQAVAALAYGTVTVPRVDKITGPGNIYVATAKKLVFGQVGIDMIAGPSEILVINDGSGNPTHIAADLLSQAEHDELASSVLITTDRSFGEKVAAEVERQLKELSREAIARKSWESFGVIIVAGNLEEAITFSNRIAPEHLELAVENPFEIMPLITNAGAIFMGHYTPEASGDYLAGPNHTLPTGGTARFFSPLSVDDFVKKSSLIYFTKGGLQRVGADIVRIATLEGLEAHGKSVSFRLDN